TTTTTATCTACGACAACTGTCCAGCGTTTACCTGAGCGataaggtcacacacacacacacacacacacacacacacacacacacacagtgtcacacCTGAGCAGCAGTGAATGGAGATAAGCTGCAGGTATGTGTGAGTGTAGATCATGCAGGAGATGTCACGCTCACTCACTCCCTTGATGactaagctgtgtgtgtgtgtgagtgtgagtgtgagtgtgtgtgtgtgtgtgtgtttagttaacGTTGGTCTCTTTCAGCTGGTCGAACAATCCCAGAATTCCTCTGTTTACTCAACATTGTCTGCAGAGTCTTAAAATACCAAGAGGACGACCCGTCTAAGAAAACAagccaggacacacacacacatgttgctataaacatgtaaacatacacacacacatgcaaacacacacacacagagagacacacacacacacacacacacacacacacagagacatgtatgtatttatttaacggACTGAGGGAGGTTGTCTTCTTtgtaacttttcttttctgtgcagCGTTCACTAAACAGCAGAAATCCtaataactcacacacacactgagtttaTGCTCCCCTCAGTAAtagactgtgagtgtgtgtgtgtacaaagaTTTCCCTGGTATTTCCAACAGCTGGATCCAGTTAGTCCCTCAGCCAGAGCTTCCTCGGGCCTCagagtgggtggggggggggatgaggctgcattgttgtgtgtgtgtgtgtgtgtgtgtgtgtgtgtgtgtgtgtgtgtgtgtgtgtgtgtgtgtgtgtgtgtgtgtgtgtgtgtgtgtgtgtgtgtgtgtgtgtgtgtgtgtgtgtgtgtgtgtgtgtgtgtgtgtgtgtgtgtgtgtgtgtgtgtgtgtgtgtgtgtgtgtgtgtgtgtgtgtgtgtgtgtgtgtgtgtgtgtgtgtgtgtgtgtgtgtggcgctGCACATTCAGGGTTTCCTCGTCTGAATGGAAACAAGTTGAGTTCAGGTTTATTTTCATCAGAGTTCAAAGTTGAGTCTCaattaaacaacacaaagacgTTCTTACGTTACAGCGGCTCTGACCGCCACAGACGCCAcgatctacacatctgtcagaccgcCACAGACGCCACAATCTatacatctgtcagaccaccacagcaaccactatctacacatctgtcagaccgccacagcaaccacaatctacacatctgtcagaccgcCACAGACGCCAcgatctacacatctgtcagaccgcCACAGACGCCACAATCTatacatctgtcagaccaccacagcaaccactatctacacatctgtcagaccgccacagcaaccacaatctacacatctgtcagaccgcCACAGACGCCACGATCTACCcactgtcagaccaccacagcaaccacaatctacacatctgtcagaccaccacagcagctacaatctacacatctgtcagaccgcCACAGACGCCACAATCTatacatctgtcagaccaccacagcaaccactatctacacatctgtcagaccgccacagcaaccacaatctacacatctgtcagaccgcCACAGACGCCAcgatctacacatctgtcagaccgcCACAGACGCCACAATCTatacatctgtcagaccaccacagcaaccactatctacacatctgtcagaccgccacagcaaccacaatctacacatctgtcagaccgcCACAGACGCCACGATCTACCcactgtcagaccaccacagcaaccacaatctacacatctgtcagaccaccacagcagctacaatctacacatctgtcagaccgcCACAGacgccacaatctacacatctgtcagaccaccacagcagacacaatctacacatctatCAGACCgccacagcaaccacaatctacacatctgtcagaccaccacagctacaatctacacatctgtcagaccaccacagcaaccacaatctacacatctgtcagaccgcCACAGACGCCAcgatctacacatctgtcagaccgcCACAGacgccacaatctacacatctgtcagaccaccacagcaaccacaatctacacatctgtcagaccaccacagcaaccacaatctacacatatGTCAGACCGCCACAGACGCCAcgatctacacatctgtcagaccaccacagcaaccacaatctacacatatGTCAGACCGCCACAGACGCCACAATCTATACATccgtcagaccaccacagcaaccacaatctacacatcagTCAGACGCCAcgatctacacatctgtcagacagCCACAGACGCCACGATCTACACATCCgccagaccaccacagcaaccacaatctacacatcagTCAGACCGCCACAGATGCCAcgatctacacatctgtcagaccgcCACAGACACCACGATCTACACATCTTTCAGACCGCCACAGacgccacaatctacacatctgtcagaccgcCACAGACGCCAcgatctacacatctgtcagaccgcCACAGACGCCAcgatctacacatctgtcagaccaccacagcagctacaatctacacgtGTCAGACCGCCGATTATCAAACAACGTCTTTAAACTTTAACTGAAGATTTCCTGAACTCTCCATAGAAAGACTGATTCAGGGTGACCTCCGCTGTGACCCGGATGACCTTTTGATGAAACCTcgtaacagccaatgagagcctttaTTGAAGGGACGCCGCCCCCTGTTCTGACAGCCAATAACACGATGGCTGATATctcttgtagccaatgaaattctctGATCATGGATGTGCTGCTTCAGTACTCTGAGGAGATTTAAAGTACAAGTTCAGAACGCCATTAAAGTTTTAATAAGAGATGGTTATACCAAGACACATGAAACCCCCCCACTGAGCTGGAATGGAACGATCCCCGTGCTTGACTGTCAgactgaaaaatattttaaaatctgtaaactTTAAACTTCTGAATGAAGATTGTTTtagatctgtttttaaaaagtctctctctctgtctctctctctctgtctgtctgtctgtctgtctctctctctctctgtctctctctgtctgtctgtctgtctctctctctgtctctgtctgtctctctctgtctctgtctgtctctctctctctatctctctctctctctctgtctctctctctctctctctctctctctgtctctctctctctctctctctctctctcaacagtATCTCCCGTTTCAGTGGCCTCTGCTTGACGTCCCCCGAAGAGCCACTATGAGAGACTCTGCTACTCCCTCACACCTGGTAACAcctgctgtacacacacacacacacacacacacacaaaagagttCAGTCtgaagtgacccccccccccccccccccccccgtagcGACATTACAGAGTAGAGGCAGGATCAGCTGATGTTCAATATGAACGTACAAAGAGGTGATGAGGGCGGAGCTTAAAGTTGACCTTGACCTTAGGTTATGGTGATGTGAGCGGTGTAACCTTCACACGGCGCTCCGCTCTGACAGGTTTCATGTTTTGTCACAGGTCATCGGAGAGCATTTGATGGGTTGTGActcctgacaggaagtcagtgttATCAGTGTGCTTCCCATAAAACTACTTCCTGGATGATTTCTACTtccttcaaaaacaaagatcatcTTGAAAGACGACTTTTCAAACGCCACACAAGTgatgtgaaaaaacacaacGTCCCGTATCAGCTGACCCCGCCCTCTGATTCACCTGTTATCTCTACCTGTAGACATTAATCACTGTGACATAACGACTGAGTGATCGCCCACTGTGTGTGCAGTTGAGGTGAAACAGTGCCACCTGGTGGACAGACAGCGTCACTGCAGCTTCAcctgctctctgtttgtttacagtccaaCAACGTGCAGCTGGTGCAGCACCCTCACATGTCACACCTGCACCCTCTGCTGTCCTACAGCCCCGAGCCCTTCTCTCCTCAGAGGGCCTCACCCGGCTTCTCACCTGACTCAggtaagccccgcctcctcacCTGAGCTCTGCATCGAACCCCCACTAAACACTGATCAATGTGACCCGTGTGATTCTCACCTCAGCAGCAGGCATGTCGAGGACGCCCCACACCCCCTGCTACCCGGTCTCACCAGGAGGAATGGCTCAGATCCCCGCCCCCTTCGGATGGCTgtgagtaaaacacacacactcagagatacacacacatacatacatacacacacacacacacacacacacacacacacatacatacatacacacacacacatacacacacacacacacacactcatacacacacacacacacacacacacacacacacacacacacacacacacacacacacacacacatacacacacacacacacacatacatacatacacacacatacatacatacacacacacacacacacatacatacacacacatacatacacacacacacacacacacacacacacacatacacacacacacacacacatacatacatacacacatacacacacacacacacacacacacacacacacacacatacacacacacacacacacatacatacatacacacacatacatacacacacacacacacacatacatacatacacacacatacatacatacacacacacacacacatacatacacacacatacatacatacatacacacacacacacacacactcatacacacacacacacacacacacacacacacacacacacacacacacacacacacacacacatacacacacacacacacacatacatacatacatacatacatacatacatacacacacacacacacacatacatacatacacacacacacacacatacatacatacacacacacacatacacacacacacacacacacacacacacacacacatacatacatacatacatacacacacacacacatacatacacacacacacatacatacatacatacacacacatacatacatacacacatacatacatacatacatacatacacatacatacatacatacacacacatacatacatacatacatacacacacacacatacatacatacatacacacacatacatacatacacacatacatacatacatacatacacatacatacatacatacacacacacacacatacatacatacgtacacatacatacatacatacatacatacacacacatacatacacacatacatacatacatacatacacatacatacatacacatacatacatacatacacatacatacatacacacacatacatacatacacatacatacatatacatacacatacatacatacatacatacacatacatacatacacatacatacatacacacacatacatacatatacatacacatacatacatacatacatacacatacatacatacacacacatacatacatatacatacacatacatacatacatacacatacatacatacacatacatacatacatacacatacatacatacacatacatacacatacatacatacacatacatacatacatacacatacatacatacacatacatacatatacatacacatacatacatacatacatacacatacatacatacacatacatacatacacatacatacatacacatacatacatacatacacatacatacacacacatacatacacacatacatacatacatacatacacatacatacatacacatacatacatacatacacatacatacatacacacacatacatacatacacatacatacatatacatacacatacatacatacatacatacacatacatacatacacatacatacatacacacacatacatacatatacatacacatacatacatacatacacatacatacatacacatacatacatacacatacatacatacacacacatacatacatacacatacatacatacatacatacacatacatacatacacacacatacatacatacatacatacatacatacatacacatacatacatacacacacacacatacatacatacatacatacatacatacatacacacatacatacatacatacatacacatacatacacacacatacatacatacatacacacacacacatacatacatacatacatacacacatacatacatacacacatacatacatacatacatacacacacatacatacacatacatacatacatacacacacatacatacatacatacacacacacacatacatacatacatacatacatacatacatacatacatacatacacacatacatacatacacacatacatacatacacacatacatacatacatacatacacacacatacatacacatacatacatacatacacacacatacatacatacatacacacacacacatacatacacacacacatacatacatacatacatacatacatacatacatacatacacacacatacatacatacacacatacatacatacatacatacatacacacacacacacatacatacacatacatacatacatacacacacatacatacatacatacacacacacacatacatacatacatacatacacacacatacatacatacatacacacacacatacatacatacatacatacatacacacacatacatacatacacacacacacacacacacacatacatacatacatacacacacacatacatacatacatacatacatacatacatacacacacatacatacatacacacacacacacacacacatacatacatacatacacacacacatacatacacacacacacacatacatacacacatacacacacacatacatacacacacacacacacacacacacacatacatacacacacacacatacatacatacacacatacatacatacatacacacatacatacatacatacatacatacacacacacccatacatacacacacacacacacacacacacagacacactcagagatacatacacacacacacacacactcagagatacacacacacccatacatacacacacacacacacacacacagacacactcagagatacacacacacccatacatacacacacacacacacacagacacactcagagatacacacacacacatacatacacacacacacacacacacacacactcagagatacacacacacacacacacacacacactcagagatacacacacacccatacatacacacacacacacacacacacactcagagatacacacacacccatacacacacacccatacatacacacacacacacacacacacacacactcagagatacacacacacccatacatacatacatacacacacacacacacccatacatacacacacacacacacacactcacactcacactcacacacacactcacacacacacacacacacacacactcagagatacacacacacacatacacacacacacacacacacacacacacacacagagacacacaaactcactgtTCAAAGcttcatgtgactgcaggataattctgtgtgtgtgtgtgtgtgtgtgtgtgtgtgtgtgtgtgtgtgtgtgcaggcagggACAGTCTTTGTATCCCATCACGGGGGGGTTCTCACCTGCTGCTCTCGCCATGAATGCCCCCATGTCCAGGTGAGTGTTTGTTGATGTCGGCCAGCGGCGccccttgtttgtttgtttgtttgtttgtttgtttgtttgttaactaaatcaaaaacatgaacagagaagagggggggagacTGACTCAGGACGTTTCTGTTCCTGGTTTAGTTTGATCGCTCGTCGTTAGCCGTGTAGTGAACAGAATATTCTGACTCTATACTCAAAATCaaataacgtgtgtgtgtgtgtgtgtgtgtgtgtgtgtgtgtgtgtgtgtgtgtgtgtgtgtgtgtgtgtgtgtgtgtgtgtgtgtgtgtgtgtgtgtgtgtgtgtgtgtgtgtgtgtgtgtgtgtgtacattgtgtgtacattgtgtgtgtgtgtcagcttcTCTCCACGTCTGATGCAGACCCCCCAGTCGTCCATCCCTCACCCCGCCATCGTCCCGTCAGCGGTGAAACAGGAGCCCTCGGGGAGCGGCCAGCCGGGGTACATAACTCTACATAGATATAAATCATATAGATCATATATTATCTGTTTCAGTCTGTTACTGTGTTACTGTTCTCACCCCCCTGTCACCATGGTaacctgtgatgtcactgacaaCAGGACGTCTGTGGCGGACGCTCAGCAGgcggagagagaagaagagaagaagccACACATCAAGAAGCCGCTGAACGCCTTCATGCTGTACATGAGGGAGGAGAGGCCGAGGGTGGTGGCCCAGTGCAAAGTGAAGGAGAGCGCCACCATCAACCAGATCCTGGGACAGCGGGTCAGTGAGCACGGCGGCGTCGAGCACACATGAACACGACTCGTTTTATTACAAAGATTCAGAAGtatatcaaaacacaaaacgtCTCTTTCATGAAGTGGACAGACTCGACATGTGACCTTATAAATCATCAGAGACGCACCTCGCCGTGTTAACCTCGACGGCCCGTTACTGTCGCTCGTGTAGACGCGTGCGTGGACAGAGGGCGCTCGACAAGGCGCTGGACTGACCTAATGGCGTCACACCCAGTTTATAACGATCCTCTTGTGAGTTGTCAACATGTCGGACGCCTCCAGCgtttcctttgttttgttcGTAAACACCTGACGATGACATCACACTAGGtgacaacatgtttacagatggAATACAGCTTCAACGTTACTGTTGATGctcgtagcagccatgttggattttaactcgtTCCGACTTCAGGCGGGCGCTCCTTCGTATCAGACCAACGAGATCACATTGAACGCACCTTAAGGCAGGCAGGCCGGGCTCGACCTGCTGCGACCTTTAACCCCattaacagtaaaaacaaaattaaaatctgaCTGTCAAGAATCTGTACAGAagctaactgtgtgtgtgtgtgtgtgtgtgtgtgtgtgtgtgtgtgtgtgtgtgtgtgtgtgtgtgtgtgtgtgtgtgtgtgtgtgtgtgtacagtggcATTCACTGACCAAAGAGGAACAGGCCAAATATTACGAGATGGCTCGTAAAGAAAGACTCCTCCACTCCAAACTTTACCCCGGCTGGTCGGCTCGAGACAACTACGTGAGTACACCTGCTGTTGACATGtttccatcactgctgcatgtttacatgtttacatcactgctgcatgttgacatgtttccatcactgctgcatgtttacatcactgctgcatgtttacatgtttacatcactgctgcatgttgacatgtttacatcactgctgcatgttgacatgtttccatcactgctgcatgtttacatcactgctgcatgtttacatgtttacatcactgctgcatgtttacatgtttacatcactgctgcatgttgacatgtttacatcactgctgcatgttgacatgtttccatcactgctgcatgtttacatcactgctgcatgtttccatcactgctgcatgtttacatatttacatcactgctgcatgttgacatcactgctgcatgtttacatatttacatcactgctgcatgttgacatgtttccatcactgctgcatgtttacatcactgctgcatgtttacatcactgctgcatgtttacatgtttacatcactgctgcatgtttccatcactgctgcatgtttacatgtttacatcactgctgcatgttgacatgtttccatcactgctgcatgtttacatgtttacatcactgctgcatgttgacatgtttccatcactgctgcatgtttacatgtttccatcactgctgcatgtttacatgtttacatcactgctgcatgttgacatgtttccatcactgctgcatgtttacatcactgctgcatgtttacatgtttacatcactgctgcatgtttacatgtttacatcactgctgcatgttgacatgtttacatcactgctgcatgttgacatgtttacatcattgctgcatgtttacatcactgctgcatgtttacatcactgctgcatgtttacatgttgacatgtttacatcactgctgcatgttgacatgtttacatcactgctgcatgtttacatcactgctgcatgtttacatgttgacatgtttacatcactgctgcatgtttacatcactgctgcatgtttacatgttgacatgtttccatcactgctgcatgtttacatgtttacatcactgctgcatgttgacatgtttccatcactgctgcatgtttccatcactgctgcatgtttacatgtttccatcactgctgcatgtttacatgtttacatcactgctgcatgttgacatgtttacatcactgctgcatgttgacatgtttccatcactgctgcatgtttacatcactgctgcatgtttacatgtttacatcactgctgcatgttgacatgtttccatcactgctgcatgtttacatgtttccatcactgctgcatgtttacatgtttacatcactgctgcatgttgacatgtttccatcactgctgcatgtttacatcactgctgcatgttgacatgtttacatcattgctgcatgtttacatcactgctgcatgtttacatcactgctgcatgtttacatgttgacatgtttacatcactgctgcatgtttacatgttgacatgtttacatcactgctgcatgttgacatgtttacatcactgctgcatgtttatatgttgacatgtttacatcactgctgcatgtttacatgtttacatcactgctgcatgtttacatcactgctgcatgtttacatgtttatatcactgctgcatgtttacatgtttacatcactgctgcatgtttacatgtttacatcactgctgcatgtttacatcactgctgcatgtttacatgttgacatcactgctgcatgtttacatgttgacatgtttacatgtttacatcactgctgcatgtttacatatttacatcactgctgcatgtttacatgttgacatgtttacatcactgctgcatgtttacatgtttacatcactgctgcatgttgacatgtttacatcactgctgcatgtttacatgcttatatcactgctgcatgtttacatcactgctgcatgttgacatgtttacatgtttacatcactgctgcatgtttacatgtttacatcactgctgtatgtttacatgtttacatcactgctgcatgtttacatgttgacaTCACTGctgtatgtttacatgtttacatcactgtagcatgtttacatgtttacatcactgctgcatgtttacatcactgctgcatgtttacatgtttacatcactgctgcatgttgacatcactgctgcatgtttacatcactgtagcatgtttacatcactgtagcatgtttacatgtttacatcactgctgcatgtttatatcactgctgcatgttgacATCACTgctacatgtttacatgtttacatcactgctgcatgttgacatgtttacatcactgctgcatgtttacatgtttacatcactgctgcatgtttacatcactgctgcatgtttacatcactgctgcatgtttacatgtttacatcactgctgcatgttgacatgtttacatcactgctgcatgtttacatgtttacatcactgctgcatgtttacatcactgctgcatgtttacatgtttacatcatgctcaacctgtttgtgttctctgcaggggaagaagaagaagaggaagaggagtaagagtGAAACTCAGCTCGAAGGTGAGACTATGAAACATTTTGATCTCTCGGGTCAGCCTCTAAAATCAATACCTGATTGTTTTgaagccagaagtgaccatatttggacatgaAGGCGGagcttccctccctcctcccagcTCCTAAACGAGGCAGAGGAGTCGAGGCAGCCATCATGTGCACACCTAGTTTAAAGAGAATCTGTGACCTCAGAGCAGCTAGcctgtaactgtgtgtgtgtgtgtgtgtgtgtgtgtgtgtgtgtgtgtgtgtgtgtgtgtgtgtgtgtgtgtgtgtgtgtgtgtgtgtgtgtgtgtgtgtgtgtgtgtgtgtgtgtgtgtgtgtgtgtgtgtgtgtgtgtgtgtgtgtgtgtgtgtgtgtgtgtgtgtgtgtgtgtgtgtgtgtgtttcagctcctGAAGAAGACTTCCCCCTGCAGCTGAAGAGACCTCGCGTTGCGCCCGAGGACacgcctcacacacacactgcacacacacagccccgcCCCCACATCACGCAGCCACACACCCTCtcccacctcacacacacacacctgtctcagGCAAGCCCTGCCTCCTCGCTGGACTCCCCAGCGACACCCACCACCGCGCTGGCCTCGCCCGCCGCCCCGGCCCCGACGCACACCGAGCACACACACTCGTCGTACGGCGGACACACGTCTCCATACGGCGAGCAGCTGCAGCCGCTCTCCCTCACCACCAAACCGCACCGGACCCCTTATCCTCTGAGCCGCAGCAACGTCACCCCCGGACCCTCCACgccctcctcttcctgtgaCACGCCCACCGCCTCACCCCTCATGTCCTCCTCCAGGtgttccccccctccccctcctcctatGCTCTCTCAGCCCTTCCTGATCCCGCCCCCTTCATCGTCTCACCAATCAGCAGCGAGCTCCCACAGTGCCTTGACCCAATCGCAGCCCTTCTCTCTCAGAAGAACCAATCAGCTGTGAGGCAGAGATTTAAAGAGCCCTGATTGGTTCGTACCTCTTTTTAACACTGTAaataagcttctttttttacgACCTTTTTATCGCTCTGTCACGTTTTATATTAGTATGAAGAAGACACATCATTGGTCAATATTTGACCGCCTCTCTAActccatgtcttttttttacacactcacTTTTTCTAAAGACTTTTTGATGATGATGGACTCGTTAGTA
Above is a window of Labrus mixtus unplaced genomic scaffold, fLabMix1.1 SCAFFOLD_100, whole genome shotgun sequence DNA encoding:
- the LOC132967192 gene encoding transcription factor 7-like 1-B isoform X4; amino-acid sequence: MPQLNGADGDDLGANDELIAFKDEGEQEEKRNVSAGRDLDDVKSSLVNESETNSSSDSEADRRPKINPDLETRARQSLLFEEALRRRQDGGLFTPSPYVGYPFFMFPDLCNPYLATPGARTSNNVQLVQHPHMSHLHPLLSYSPEPFSPQRASPGFSPDSAAGMSRTPHTPCYPVSPGGMAQIPAPFGWLQGQSLYPITGGFSPAALAMNAPMSSFSPRLMQTPQSSIPHPAIVPSAVKQEPSGSGQPGTSVADAQQAEREEEKKPHIKKPLNAFMLYMREERPRVVAQCKVKESATINQILGQRWHSLTKEEQAKYYEMARKERLLHSKLYPGWSARDNYGKKKKRKRSKSETQLEAPEEDFPLQLKRPRVAPEDTPHTHTAHTQPRPHITQPHTLSHLTHTHLSQASPASSLDSPATPTTALASPAAPAPTHTEHTHSSYGGHTSPYGEQLQPLSLTTKPHRTPYPLSRSNVTPGPSTPSSSCDTPTASPLMSSSRCSPPPPPPMLSQPFLIPPPSSSHQSAASSHSALTQSQPFSLRRTNQL